The following is a genomic window from Plectropomus leopardus isolate mb unplaced genomic scaffold, YSFRI_Pleo_2.0 unplaced_scaffold27179, whole genome shotgun sequence.
cctcctcctcctcgtctcatCGAGGGCGCCCCAGCTTACACCGTTCGGCGCCTCCTTCGCTCTCGTCGCCGGGGACGAGGTCTGCAATAcctggtggactgggagggatacggcccggaggagcggtcctgggtccCGGCTCGGCAGATCCTGGACGACCAGCTGATTAGGGACTTCCACCGTCACCATCCTGATCAGCCCTCCCGTGCCGCTCCTGAAGGTGGGTcttctgtctctgctcctcctccttctccagttCCCGGTCCGTCTGGTTTGGGGTCCTGCACGGGGGGTCCCATCTCGCCGATGAGGGTTGACCCGTCTCCattgccgactctgcctgtccccgacctgctctcctcgcctgactcctcgtgaacctacctgccttctgtccccgaccacgtgctcagTTTCGGCATTCCGGAAATCTGAGGGATTCCCTGGTAAAGACCTTTCTGCTCTGCTTCGACgattctcctgcctgatccctgctGGTGCTGTTGTTTACGTGGACGGACTTCCCGGtaaccgaacccctgcctgccctcgaccacTCCTCCGCTCGATCCCCGacaacgctcacacacgtgttgtcggctcacggagctacggggtttcctcgacaccagccacagtgggtacgagcttcgtgtcttcgcttcgtgtgattcccagagacattgcttgggctcacagcccgaagaacgaactctcagtCTGTGTCCTGTTTTCCATTagtgttggtttaaataaaagttattaccaactgccagtgaagcgtactgtactgcatctgggtcctccaTACACCCGTTACATTATGCTACAAATGTCACATTATCCTGGTtggcagaaacatacaatgtatttgttttggtaattGGGTTGcttgtttcaattttttattttggctctgAAGGCCAGAGCCCAACTCAGAGTTACAACTTTCAGTAACACACAgctcatttttttatgaagccTCAAACTGTCATAAGATGACTTCTTCACGTTGAGTGTTTTTTCAGAGAACAttgataaagacatttttcaacttATGCCTTCTTACCCGACACATCTCCTGTGGCCAGTCCTCATCTCCTTTCTTCAGATAGCCAGGAATAATGAATCGAGTCTTTCTCCTCCCACTATAGTTTGATGCCTGGATGGTTTTGTCCATCTTGATATCCTGACAGTTTTAAAAGAAGAACCATGATGAATACAGAGAGTTCAAAtgatagttttacattttttttctgtcttaaaacAATAATCACATGCCCATATGTACATTAAAATggatggtaaatggactgtacttgtattgTGTCTTTCTAGATTTCTGTCCATTCAAAGCACACTGCATGTTACAatcatccattcacacacacattcacacactgatggccaaggctactgtacaaggtgccatcTGCAATAACCAGTCATATACATTTCCACACCAATgaaacagccatcaggagcattttggggttcagtattttgccctGTTGAtcttctgattagaggacgacctgctctacctctgagccacagctgcacatttgttatatttaaagcATTATCTGTTGTTGAAATTGTTCCTTATGTCCACAATGGtaacaaactgaaaatgcagagctttgatttgaacaaaaaaaaatctatagttGATCTGAAGCCCGAGCAGGCTTAAGTCGTCCTAAATTGGGATGTTTTTAGAAGTCCCTCTTTTTGTCACTGTCCCCCTGCTACAGCTCATCAAGGACACACTGCACCAAGAAGACATTTACTTCTGAAAGGATTATACCTGTGAATGAAACCTACTTGACTGTTCTAACTCAGACTGCTCTCATATTGACTTTTTGATAGGAATGCATTTTTGTACAGAATGTGGACTAATTTTGTTTCCCATcacttgtgttgacatcactttAGTAGGGAAGTCTTTGCAGCCAATATGGACAAATTTCAGCAACCAATAACACTTTAACCCATGAATGTCCTTATACTATATTTAGTATATTAAGTAAAAGCCCTatagatatttttctgttaGAGATAGAAACATGAATTTTTCTGTTTGAAGTGTCAAGACAAGTGGCTACAcatgtcaaaatcaaaattttcaatCTGAAATTTATCATGccttaattaatgaaaaatcataaaaataaatacagctctAATTTTATATGCTTTGTTTTATACATACACAGGACCAAATAGCAAATCATTGAAATTCAAGTTGTTCTGAGTCCAATTGTACCAAAAATGTGATACAAGTCCTTATAGGTTTTAAGATACagacatttctgtaaaaaactgtttttagtaGTTAGTCACATAGGGTTAGTCGTTTTATCACTTTTCCTATAAACCCTGGTGGAAATAAAGGTTCGcttgttcaaaaaaaaattgtgcacTTAATAACCAGATAGACTGAagtaagaataaattaaaaaatagattttccaATGTGTTGTTAGGGAGAAATCATGAGAAATATGGTTCTATGACCATGGATTTCCATGTATTCCTCTGGGGTTTACTACCCCATAAGAATACAGTACATGGGAACTACTGACCTTTGtttgaaaacacatccaaaacaaTAGGTTAGGAGTATcagatcttaaaaaaatctcatacaCACATTGTCCAGACTGTtataatacagatttaaaaagaaaaatgaaaatgaattaatgataGTTCAGTCTGACATTGTGCACAGTATAGAGGCATCTTATATTGTATTTGTATGGGGTTTTAAATgggaataaaatatttgtttaatcttCCACCCTTACTTAACACcattcactcactctctctttctctctctctctctctctcacacacacacacacacacacacacacacacacacacacacacacacacagacacataaaaagaATGAAACCCAAAGTCAGACACTTGTTGACAAACATCTTTGATATTTGAAATGCAGCTGCATCAACTGTTAACACTGTTAACAACTGTGAACATGTTAATCAGCTCAAAAACTGAATCTTTTTGGAAAATTTGTCATATCTAATGTATCTTACAGAACCTTTCTGCATGTGCCTCTCGTCAAGACTGACCGAGGCCAACAGAACTGGAACAAACCTGATTTGTTTGATGCACCTGctgctgcatttcaaagacCAAAGATGTTTGTCAACAAGGGTCCAACTTTGTGTTTCattcttagtgtgtgtgtgtgtgtgtgtgtgtttgtgtgtttgtgagtgagtgATATGAAGTATAGGTGCAAGATTGAGAGTCTACACAGATATTTTATTCCCATTTATAACCCCCtagaaatacattataaaatgcCTCTATACCGTGCACAATGTCACATTGGAGCAAGAAAAATTAATCTGATACTCCTAACCTATTCTTTTGGGTGTGTTTTCATGGAAAATCAAAAAACGAGAAACCCCTTGTgactaaatactaaaaaaagtatgttacaAAAAACGGGCACTGTAGCCT
Proteins encoded in this region:
- the LOC121937703 gene encoding inactive pancreatic lipase-related protein 1-like, with product AEICFDELGCYNNLPPWGGTNQRPATTLPWHPDEMGTRFLLFTQKNRYYQDIKMDKTIQASNYSGRRKTRFIIPGYLKKGDEDWPQEMCRDPKPDGPGTGEGGGAETEDPPSGAAREG